In a single window of the Chondrocystis sp. NIES-4102 genome:
- a CDS encoding LuxR family two component transcriptional regulator, which produces MINILLVDDQALLCEVLKTWLDVEQGLQVVGVAHNGQEAIEKVEKLQPDIVLMDIDMPQMDGLNATKIISQRFPHVKVIFLSGYDDDTYLGKSLRAGAKGYLLKNTTAEELVLKIRSVYNNINLMDSDNEEQLLDSIKNQLEGLLNNYRQQFETEIAEYRNSFTDSYLMAELEEKFNQRLQEIEQKFVANQASKISKIEKQNQSSWESIRKEIISVNGQFNQANRNLTSQFNQQLDGLRQDLDNRLSSALDDWSRQRAALQEWAVQRDEMRPSMEEYELKNRQELMSVVNPIKASFRDVDKQLKTIRNWLIGSSVLTVVALTVSSYLLFSQVKSNNSFLPPNQDVVSK; this is translated from the coding sequence ATGATTAATATATTGTTAGTAGACGATCAAGCTCTGTTGTGTGAGGTTTTAAAAACTTGGCTTGATGTCGAACAAGGTCTGCAAGTGGTGGGAGTTGCTCATAATGGTCAAGAAGCAATTGAAAAAGTGGAGAAATTGCAACCTGACATTGTATTGATGGACATTGATATGCCACAAATGGATGGTTTAAATGCAACTAAAATTATTTCTCAACGCTTTCCCCACGTAAAAGTCATCTTTTTGAGCGGTTATGATGACGATACCTATTTAGGAAAATCTTTGAGGGCTGGTGCAAAGGGATACTTACTAAAAAATACTACTGCTGAAGAGTTGGTATTAAAAATTCGCTCAGTTTACAATAATATTAATTTGATGGATTCTGATAATGAAGAACAGTTATTAGATTCTATTAAAAATCAATTAGAAGGATTATTAAATAATTATCGCCAACAATTTGAGACTGAGATAGCAGAATATAGGAATTCTTTTACAGACTCTTATTTGATGGCAGAATTAGAAGAAAAATTTAATCAACGTCTCCAAGAAATTGAACAAAAATTTGTAGCTAATCAGGCGAGTAAAATTAGTAAAATTGAAAAGCAGAATCAATCTAGTTGGGAATCGATTCGCAAAGAGATTATTAGTGTTAACGGTCAATTTAATCAAGCAAATCGTAATTTAACTTCACAATTTAATCAGCAACTTGATGGTCTTAGGCAGGATTTAGATAATAGATTATCAAGTGCTTTAGATGATTGGTCTCGTCAAAGAGCAGCGTTACAAGAATGGGCTGTACAACGGGATGAAATGCGCCCTTCAATGGAAGAATATGAGTTGAAAAACCGTCAGGAATTGATGTCTGTAGTTAATCCTATTAAAGCTTCTTTTCGAGATGTAGACAAGCAATTAAAAACAATACGTAATTGGTTAATTGGCAGTAGTGTACTTACAGTAGTCGCTCTAACTGTTTCGAGTTATCTTTTATTTTCTCAAGTTAAATCTAATAATTCTTTCTTGCCTCCAAATCAAGATGTAGTTAGTAAGTAA
- a CDS encoding proton-translocating NADH-quinone oxidoreductase, chain M, producing the protein MTHFPWLTISILFPIVAALFLPLIPDKEGKTVRWYALIIGLIDFVLIVYGFYQDYDFRNPDLQMVESYSWIPQLDLNWSVGADGLSMPLILLTGFITTLAIMAAWPVTYKPKLFYFLMLAMYGGQIAVFAVQDMLLFFLVWELELVPVYLILSIWGGKKRLYAATKFILYTAGGSLFILIAGLTMAFYGDVVTFDMRAIAAKDYAFNLQLFLYAGFLIAYGVKLPIFPLHTWLPDAHGEATAPAHMLLAGILLKMGGYALLRMNAGMLPDAHAFFAPVLVILGVVNIVYAALTSFAQRNLKRKIAYSSISHMGFVLIGIASFTDLGTSGAMLQMISHGLIGASLFFMVGATYDRSHTLMLDEMGGVGQKMKKIFAMWTTCSFASLALPGMSGFVAELMVFVGFATSDAYNSTFKVLVIFLAAVGVILTPIYLLSMLREMLYGPENKELVDHTNLVDAEPREVFIIACLLIPIIGIGLYPKLVTQIYDSSLGQLTARLRNSVPSLVQQAKAPANIYSMVSLTAPEIEGINRK; encoded by the coding sequence ATGACACACTTTCCTTGGTTAACTATTTCGATTCTATTTCCCATTGTCGCTGCGCTTTTTTTGCCTTTAATTCCCGACAAAGAAGGTAAAACCGTGCGTTGGTATGCTCTAATCATTGGGTTAATAGACTTTGTACTAATTGTCTATGGTTTTTATCAAGATTATGACTTTAGAAACCCCGATCTACAGATGGTTGAAAGCTATAGCTGGATACCTCAACTAGATTTAAATTGGTCGGTGGGTGCTGATGGGCTATCAATGCCTCTTATCCTATTGACAGGTTTTATTACGACTTTGGCAATTATGGCAGCTTGGCCTGTCACCTATAAGCCCAAGTTATTTTATTTTCTGATGCTGGCAATGTATGGCGGACAGATCGCTGTTTTTGCTGTACAAGATATGTTGCTATTTTTCCTAGTTTGGGAATTAGAGCTTGTACCTGTCTATCTTATTTTGTCAATTTGGGGTGGCAAAAAGCGTCTTTATGCAGCGACTAAATTTATTTTATATACCGCAGGAGGTTCGCTGTTTATCCTAATTGCTGGCTTAACTATGGCGTTTTATGGCGATGTTGTGACCTTCGATATGAGAGCGATCGCAGCCAAAGATTATGCCTTTAATCTGCAATTATTTTTATATGCTGGCTTTTTAATTGCCTACGGTGTCAAATTACCTATCTTTCCTCTTCATACCTGGTTACCCGATGCTCATGGTGAAGCAACCGCCCCTGCCCATATGTTACTCGCAGGTATTCTCTTAAAAATGGGAGGTTATGCCTTACTGCGAATGAATGCTGGTATGTTGCCTGATGCTCATGCCTTCTTCGCACCTGTATTAGTAATTTTGGGGGTAGTTAATATTGTCTATGCAGCCCTAACCTCTTTTGCTCAACGCAACCTCAAACGGAAAATTGCCTATTCATCGATTTCTCACATGGGTTTCGTCTTAATTGGTATTGCTTCTTTTACAGATTTAGGTACAAGCGGTGCTATGCTACAGATGATTTCTCATGGTCTCATTGGGGCAAGTCTATTCTTTATGGTTGGTGCTACCTATGACCGTAGTCATACACTAATGTTGGATGAAATGGGTGGCGTTGGTCAAAAAATGAAGAAAATCTTCGCCATGTGGACTACTTGTTCTTTTGCCTCTCTAGCATTACCAGGAATGAGCGGTTTCGTTGCTGAATTAATGGTATTTGTAGGCTTTGCTACGAGTGACGCTTATAATTCTACTTTCAAGGTTTTAGTAATCTTCCTTGCTGCTGTAGGTGTAATCTTGACTCCTATCTACTTACTATCTATGTTGCGAGAAATGCTTTATGGCCCTGAAAATAAAGAGTTGGTAGATCATACTAATTTAGTAGATGCTGAACCTAGAGAAGTATTTATTATCGCTTGTCTACTAATTCCTATTATTGGTATTGGTTTATATCCTAAGCTAGTAACTCAAATTTATGACTCTAGTCTTGGTCAATTGACCGCTAGACTTCGTAACTCCGTACCTAGTTTAGTACAGCAAGCAAAAGCACCAGCTAATATTTATTCAATGGTATCTTTAACTGCTCCTGAGATTGAAGGGATAAATAGAAAATAA
- a CDS encoding serine/threonine protein kinase, producing the protein MNDYPDLRHYGYQIDTELGRNREGGRITWKGVSLNDHQTVVIKQFCFAQFGSTWSGYQASQQEIQVLQQLNHPSIPKYIAHLETDSGFCLIQEYIPASKLSEYRQLTLTEVKKVALDLLSVLIYLQQQSPPILHRDLKPDNILLDEGLNVYLVDFGFASFGSREVAGSSVFKGTPGFIAPEQIIQPILASDIYSLGVTIVCLLTHKDINQILEKTSADTPYQLDLKSLLPELEAELLAWLEKMIEPQVSKRFATAVVARNALIAIEEIDSTRDQNIQITQINSSPLDLIEQPKIAIGGTSIFILSSVAVWGIKFAYTQTQPTFTNITIAIIAAAAITITQLGAVAITQADQEAKTGATILAIIIPAFLTITSGWLWGRGEAVIIACAVAVAEVITVAYFWLQIPTKEFISLKLKLGWVLSAIALGITFGIKLF; encoded by the coding sequence ATGAACGATTATCCCGATTTAAGACATTACGGATATCAAATTGATACGGAGTTGGGGCGCAATCGAGAAGGAGGAAGAATTACTTGGAAAGGGGTAAGTCTCAATGATCATCAAACTGTAGTAATTAAACAATTTTGTTTTGCACAATTTGGATCTACATGGTCAGGATATCAAGCCTCACAGCAAGAAATTCAGGTTTTGCAACAATTAAATCATCCGAGTATTCCTAAATATATTGCACATTTGGAAACTGATTCGGGTTTTTGTTTAATTCAAGAATATATTCCAGCTTCTAAACTTAGTGAATATAGACAATTAACCCTTACTGAGGTTAAAAAAGTTGCTTTAGATCTTTTATCAGTTTTAATTTATCTACAGCAACAAAGTCCGCCTATATTACATCGTGATCTAAAACCAGATAATATTCTGTTAGATGAGGGTTTGAATGTTTATTTAGTTGATTTTGGATTTGCCAGTTTCGGCAGTCGAGAGGTAGCTGGTAGTAGTGTTTTTAAAGGTACACCAGGATTTATCGCCCCAGAACAAATTATCCAGCCAATTCTGGCTTCAGATATTTATAGTCTGGGAGTTACTATTGTCTGTCTTTTAACCCATAAAGACATAAATCAAATACTTGAAAAGACATCGGCGGACACCCCCTATCAATTAGATTTAAAATCATTGCTACCTGAATTAGAAGCAGAATTATTGGCTTGGTTAGAAAAGATGATTGAGCCTCAAGTAAGTAAGCGGTTTGCCACTGCGGTAGTTGCAAGAAACGCTTTAATAGCTATTGAGGAAATTGATTCGACTCGAGATCAAAACATTCAAATTACCCAGATAAATAGCTCCCCATTAGATTTAATCGAGCAACCTAAAATTGCCATAGGTGGAACAAGTATATTTATTTTAAGTAGCGTAGCAGTTTGGGGAATTAAATTTGCCTACACCCAAACACAACCAACTTTCACTAATATTACCATTGCTATAATTGCTGCTGCTGCTATTACCATAACTCAATTAGGTGCAGTGGCAATTACTCAAGCGGATCAGGAGGCAAAAACTGGAGCGACGATTCTCGCTATAATAATTCCTGCTTTCTTAACCATTACTAGTGGTTGGTTATGGGGAAGAGGAGAAGCGGTGATTATAGCCTGCGCTGTTGCTGTGGCAGAAGTTATAACTGTTGCCTATTTTTGGCTACAAATTCCAACAAAAGAGTTTATCAGTCTAAAATTAAAGTTAGGCTGGGTATTAAGTGCGATCGCTTTAGGTATAACTTTTGGGATCAAATTATTTTGA
- a CDS encoding response regulator receiver protein, translating to MSIKNILLVEDNPDARELMKLAFEQAETPHNLIVVSDGIEALDYLLRQVDSASVNQSELSYLPALIILDLNLPKINGIEVLRRIRAHPQTKLLPVVIISSSNEPQDIIDSYINGCNSYIRKPLHFTQLQNFVKEISTYWLTVNQLPPVFGVLNE from the coding sequence ATGTCAATTAAAAACATTTTATTAGTAGAAGATAATCCTGATGCTCGCGAGTTAATGAAATTAGCTTTTGAGCAAGCAGAAACTCCTCACAATCTGATTGTAGTATCTGATGGAATTGAGGCTTTAGATTACCTATTAAGACAAGTGGACTCAGCAAGCGTAAATCAGTCAGAGCTTAGTTACTTACCTGCTTTAATTATCTTGGATCTCAATTTACCTAAAATAAACGGTATAGAAGTTTTACGCAGAATTCGCGCCCACCCTCAGACTAAATTATTACCTGTAGTTATAATAAGCTCTTCAAATGAGCCACAAGACATCATTGACAGTTATATTAATGGTTGCAACAGTTATATTAGAAAACCATTACACTTTACACAACTACAAAATTTTGTTAAAGAAATAAGTACGTATTGGTTGACTGTTAATCAGCTTCCACCTGTTTTTGGAGTCCTAAATGAGTAA
- a CDS encoding response regulator receiver modulated diguanylate cyclase/phosphodiesterase yields the protein MSKLLRVLMIEDSEDDAELLAIELQRGGYDIVHKRVETRVDMQTALVSTPMWDIILADYSMPRFSAIAALELLKEFELDLPFVIVSGKIGEDTAVAAMKAGAHDYLVKGQLSRLIPAVERELREAILRKQYRAAQKRLRYLAFYDKLTNLPNRTLFIERLNEEIVRCREFNSKIQSNLLAQIKPNLFAVLLLSIDRFRRIKHSLGYSLSEELLIAVAHRLKQYVSAKNCNLVARISEDEFALLFTDVLSNEQIVKQAEDIYRQLIKPFEVNNSTICSTVSIGIVLNQGEEQEPEKILQSADTAMHYAKVNFVKTSVLFDQKMQSKAVEKLRLESDLQQAIDNKQLYLNYQPIVSLSTGKINSLEALVRWRHDSLGTISPDKFIPICEETGQIIALGQWVLTEACYQLVSWQKSCGADCSLIMSINLSRIQIYHPELIPQIDLLLESLNLAGKNLKLEITESTLIENTSAVTKVLEQLKEREIKLCLDDFGTGYSSLNYLRYLPVDTVKIDRSFIGPEINNTNYDIIKAIINLAHSLGLDVVAEGIETEAQLEILRGLGCEYGQGYLFAYPLNSRDVSNMFQI from the coding sequence ATGAGTAAACTTCTGCGAGTCTTGATGATTGAAGATTCAGAAGACGATGCCGAATTGTTGGCTATTGAGTTACAACGTGGCGGGTACGACATAGTTCATAAAAGGGTTGAAACTAGAGTGGATATGCAAACTGCTTTAGTGTCTACTCCCATGTGGGATATCATTTTAGCAGATTATTCCATGCCCCGATTCAGCGCGATCGCAGCTTTAGAATTACTTAAGGAATTTGAATTAGATTTACCTTTTGTAATTGTTTCAGGAAAAATTGGCGAAGATACCGCCGTTGCTGCTATGAAAGCAGGAGCGCATGATTATTTAGTTAAAGGCCAATTATCTCGTTTAATCCCTGCGGTAGAAAGAGAGTTACGAGAGGCTATATTAAGAAAACAATATCGTGCTGCTCAAAAAAGACTGAGATATTTAGCTTTTTACGATAAATTAACTAATTTACCAAATCGAACTTTATTTATTGAGCGTCTTAATGAGGAAATCGTTCGTTGTCGAGAATTTAATAGTAAAATACAATCAAATTTGCTCGCTCAGATAAAACCTAACTTATTTGCTGTTTTATTACTTAGTATTGATCGTTTTCGCCGTATAAAACACAGTTTGGGCTATAGCTTAAGTGAGGAATTATTAATCGCTGTAGCCCATCGCTTGAAGCAATATGTTAGTGCAAAAAATTGTAATTTAGTAGCCAGAATTAGCGAAGATGAATTTGCTTTATTATTTACAGATGTTTTAAGCAATGAACAAATTGTTAAGCAAGCAGAAGATATTTATCGTCAATTAATTAAACCATTTGAAGTTAATAATAGTACAATTTGTTCAACGGTTAGTATTGGTATTGTTTTAAATCAAGGTGAAGAACAAGAACCAGAAAAAATATTGCAATCAGCAGATACGGCTATGCACTATGCCAAAGTTAATTTTGTCAAAACCTCTGTTTTGTTTGATCAAAAAATGCAGAGTAAGGCAGTAGAAAAACTTAGGTTAGAAAGTGATTTACAACAAGCTATTGATAACAAACAACTTTATCTTAATTATCAACCTATAGTTTCTCTATCCACAGGTAAAATAAACTCCCTGGAAGCTTTGGTACGTTGGCGACATGATTCTTTAGGTACAATTTCTCCAGATAAATTTATCCCAATATGCGAAGAAACTGGTCAAATTATTGCTCTTGGACAATGGGTATTAACAGAAGCTTGTTATCAATTAGTATCTTGGCAAAAATCTTGTGGTGCTGACTGTTCTTTGATAATGAGTATTAATTTATCCAGAATCCAAATTTATCACCCAGAATTAATTCCTCAAATAGATTTACTTTTAGAATCCTTAAATCTGGCTGGGAAAAATCTTAAACTAGAAATTACAGAAAGCACTTTGATTGAAAATACTTCGGCTGTAACTAAAGTCTTAGAACAATTAAAAGAGCGGGAAATAAAATTATGTTTGGATGATTTTGGTACGGGATATTCTTCTTTAAACTATTTACGTTATCTACCTGTTGATACTGTTAAGATAGATCGTTCTTTTATCGGCCCTGAAATTAATAATACCAATTACGATATCATTAAAGCAATTATAAATTTAGCCCATAGTTTAGGTTTAGATGTAGTTGCAGAAGGCATAGAGACTGAAGCTCAATTAGAAATACTGCGTGGTTTGGGTTGTGAATATGGACAAGGATATCTTTTTGCTTATCCCCTAAATAGTCGCGATGTATCAAATATGTTTCAGATATAA
- a CDS encoding sulfotransferase: MKQVPLSKSSFLTAQIEQAIAVCLEEISVNPSIASAYLTLGDLYVQQQRWQLAKEAYRQAITIEPNLAIAYRQLAEIFAIQGNESQAADHLYQAWELEPLSITAQEYYKLGQTLASQNKPAKAIACYQNALKMQPDYWQAYQTLATFLTQQGKNERAIEVYRQGVKHNPQNAQYYLALAQALAANQQWVRASNNYRHAAQLSPSAEIYYHWALTSSQLKEYNQAREYYRHAAELAPSAEIYYHWGLTLSQIKEYNEALGCYQKAIAFKADYWQVYYQLGLIWQQQQQWEKALLAYQKARQIQPQAHEILLEMGLIYQHLQQFDRAIALYHEVIKNNPNSSVESKAFERYQQTVAQHPQPTVILYYQLAKLLRAKSHFDRAIAVYQKSIELDPYFRDAYIALQYTPIAEEQLDNIIAFYQQIVAKYPDITLAWGNLGDALTQKDNLAEAINCYNTACYQRAIQSYPHLAKYTWKEAKSSAPDFIIPGASKSGTSSLFYYLDRHPQILLSHIKEIDFYWKNYDKGIDWYLAHFPSLTDREDFLTGEATPNYLRFPLVAQRIKDTFPQVKIILLLRNPADRAISWHYHKFNTGLTKQNLKTAIATEIERLATISEAEITNTGFYNPDNILSSLYIYKIKPWIEILGRDQFLILKSEDFYSDPQTSMNEVFNFLGVANCPLDSYPKVNAGSYNQVDAELRKTLVDYFAPYNQQLEDYLGMQFNWE, from the coding sequence ATGAAACAAGTGCCATTATCTAAATCTTCATTTTTAACAGCCCAAATAGAGCAAGCGATCGCCGTTTGTCTAGAGGAAATATCGGTAAATCCCTCAATAGCATCAGCTTATTTAACTTTAGGTGATTTATACGTCCAACAACAAAGATGGCAACTAGCGAAAGAGGCTTATCGTCAAGCAATTACTATCGAACCTAATTTAGCAATAGCCTATCGTCAGCTTGCAGAAATTTTCGCAATTCAAGGTAATGAGAGTCAAGCTGCTGATCATTTATATCAAGCCTGGGAATTAGAACCATTATCTATTACGGCTCAAGAATATTATAAGTTAGGTCAAACTTTAGCCTCCCAAAACAAACCAGCTAAGGCGATCGCTTGTTATCAAAATGCTTTAAAGATGCAGCCTGACTATTGGCAAGCCTATCAAACCTTGGCTACTTTTCTCACTCAACAGGGGAAAAATGAACGGGCGATTGAAGTGTATCGTCAGGGAGTTAAACATAATCCCCAAAATGCTCAATATTATTTGGCTTTGGCTCAAGCTTTGGCAGCTAACCAACAGTGGGTAAGGGCAAGTAATAATTATCGTCATGCTGCACAATTATCTCCATCCGCCGAGATTTATTATCATTGGGCATTAACTTCATCTCAACTAAAGGAATATAACCAAGCAAGAGAATACTATCGTCATGCTGCGGAATTAGCCCCATCTGCCGAAATTTACTATCATTGGGGATTAACTTTATCTCAGATAAAAGAATATAACGAAGCACTGGGATGTTATCAAAAAGCGATCGCATTTAAAGCAGATTATTGGCAAGTTTATTATCAGTTAGGGTTAATTTGGCAACAACAACAGCAATGGGAGAAAGCATTACTGGCTTATCAAAAAGCGAGGCAAATACAACCGCAGGCGCACGAAATATTGTTGGAGATGGGTTTAATTTATCAACATTTGCAACAGTTTGATAGAGCGATCGCGCTTTATCACGAAGTAATCAAAAATAACCCCAACTCATCTGTAGAAAGTAAAGCTTTTGAGAGATATCAGCAGACAGTAGCCCAACATCCCCAACCGACGGTAATTTTATATTATCAACTAGCAAAATTACTCAGGGCAAAAAGCCACTTTGATCGAGCGATCGCTGTTTATCAAAAGTCAATTGAATTAGATCCCTATTTTAGAGATGCCTACATTGCCTTACAATACACCCCCATTGCCGAAGAGCAACTAGATAATATAATTGCTTTTTATCAACAAATAGTCGCCAAATATCCAGATATTACCCTTGCTTGGGGAAATTTAGGTGATGCCTTAACTCAAAAAGATAATTTAGCAGAAGCGATCAATTGTTACAATACCGCTTGTTATCAACGGGCAATTCAATCCTATCCCCATTTAGCTAAATATACGTGGAAAGAGGCTAAAAGTTCTGCTCCTGATTTTATTATTCCAGGGGCATCTAAAAGTGGCACATCTTCTCTTTTCTATTACTTAGATCGTCATCCCCAAATTTTGCTATCCCATATCAAAGAAATAGATTTCTATTGGAAAAATTATGACAAAGGAATTGATTGGTATCTAGCGCATTTCCCCAGCCTCACAGATCGAGAAGATTTTCTTACAGGAGAAGCCACCCCCAATTATCTACGCTTTCCTCTAGTAGCACAAAGAATTAAAGATACCTTCCCCCAAGTAAAAATCATTTTACTTTTAAGAAATCCTGCTGATCGAGCAATTTCATGGCATTATCATAAATTCAATACAGGCTTAACTAAGCAAAATTTGAAAACAGCGATCGCCACAGAAATAGAGCGGTTAGCAACAATTAGTGAAGCAGAAATTACTAATACGGGATTCTATAATCCAGATAATATTTTAAGTAGTCTTTATATCTATAAAATTAAACCTTGGATTGAAATATTAGGTCGAGATCAATTTTTAATTCTTAAAAGTGAAGACTTTTACAGCGATCCTCAGACAAGTATGAACGAAGTTTTTAACTTTTTAGGTGTTGCCAACTGTCCTTTAGATAGTTACCCTAAAGTTAATGCTGGTTCTTATAATCAGGTAGATGCAGAATTGAGAAAAACGTTAGTAGATTATTTTGCTCCTTATAATCAACAGTTAGAAGATTATTTAGGTATGCAATTTAATTGGGAATAA
- a CDS encoding TPR domain protein: protein MDSSYLVQAIIDCEHSITAELDNRHQWQTAFYNLGNLLQGMGQFERAIVWHSLASETQANVGEVYCQLGELYILDENWTAARNCFENALKYIPNSASLYASLAQINGQLQQREAEMDCWYKATQINPKLVNQSGYYKLAKAMELSGKIPEAIALYQKASLGDHKFIAPFYDLGEIYQRQHQLEQARACYEQILDLEPTETRAHYKLGTIYLQQQCYPEAIACFRQTIQDSPDFPWAYRDLVKTFLLLQKWDEAISTCYAILNLVEEYPWVYAHLGNALREKGRLSEAAINFQKVCQHRGWHQCVTHDYFFTQDVFSHRITLWEECLKPLVTTFASINAIEVGSYQGMSCCWLLDTILTRSCDRLTCIDQGFQPQLRENIAKTGAKSKVTLLEGNIHQLLADCPPNSFNLINLQDRCKLIDYSEKNTRIAWQLLQPGGLIIFNYYGWRNPADNQQNPQVGIDLFLNSIKGQWQQVSRSPQMHQLIIRKI, encoded by the coding sequence GTGGATTCTAGCTATTTAGTTCAAGCAATTATCGACTGTGAGCATTCAATCACAGCAGAATTAGATAATCGACATCAATGGCAAACAGCGTTTTATAACTTGGGTAATTTACTCCAGGGCATGGGTCAATTTGAGCGGGCTATTGTTTGGCATTCTCTAGCGTCGGAAACTCAAGCAAATGTGGGAGAAGTGTATTGTCAGCTAGGAGAGCTATATATTTTAGATGAAAATTGGACGGCAGCCCGTAATTGCTTTGAAAATGCCTTGAAGTATATACCCAATTCAGCTAGTCTGTATGCTTCTCTAGCTCAAATCAACGGTCAACTTCAACAACGAGAAGCGGAAATGGACTGTTGGTATAAAGCAACCCAAATTAATCCTAAATTGGTTAATCAGAGTGGTTACTATAAATTAGCCAAAGCTATGGAGTTGAGCGGTAAAATTCCAGAAGCGATCGCGCTGTATCAAAAGGCGAGTCTAGGGGATCATAAGTTTATTGCTCCTTTTTATGATTTGGGGGAAATATATCAACGTCAACATCAATTAGAGCAAGCTAGAGCTTGTTATGAACAAATTTTAGATCTAGAACCTACGGAAACACGGGCGCACTATAAATTAGGAACAATTTATCTTCAACAACAATGTTACCCTGAAGCGATCGCCTGTTTTCGTCAAACAATTCAAGATTCCCCTGATTTTCCTTGGGCTTACCGTGATTTGGTTAAGACTTTCTTACTGTTGCAAAAATGGGATGAAGCAATTTCTACCTGCTACGCTATCTTAAATTTAGTAGAGGAATATCCCTGGGTTTACGCCCATTTAGGTAATGCTTTACGGGAAAAAGGCAGATTATCAGAAGCAGCTATTAATTTTCAAAAGGTTTGTCAACATCGCGGTTGGCATCAATGTGTTACCCACGATTATTTTTTTACACAGGATGTTTTTAGTCATCGTATTACACTCTGGGAAGAATGTTTAAAGCCCTTAGTGACAACTTTTGCATCTATTAACGCGATCGAAGTTGGTTCTTATCAAGGGATGTCTTGTTGTTGGTTACTCGATACTATTTTAACCCGCTCCTGCGATCGCCTGACCTGTATTGATCAAGGTTTTCAGCCCCAATTACGAGAAAATATAGCTAAAACTGGTGCAAAATCGAAAGTAACTTTATTAGAAGGCAATATTCATCAACTTCTGGCGGATTGTCCCCCAAATAGTTTTAATTTAATTAATCTTCAAGATCGCTGTAAACTTATCGACTATAGTGAGAAAAATACGCGAATTGCTTGGCAACTTCTACAGCCAGGGGGATTAATTATTTTTAATTATTATGGATGGCGTAACCCCGCCGATAATCAACAAAATCCCCAAGTAGGAATTGATTTGTTCCTCAATTCAATTAAAGGACAATGGCAACAAGTATCTCGCTCTCCCCAAATGCATCAATTGATAATTCGCAAAATATAA